A single region of the Raphanus sativus cultivar WK10039 chromosome 1, ASM80110v3, whole genome shotgun sequence genome encodes:
- the LOC130510920 gene encoding uncharacterized protein LOC130510920, protein MASIHGTDQTDVASEPKLVQAGQAVADVIRESVETRDKILSHKNHLIENHPEISCSQLRAMKVLNSLSAIRMWSSLYKVSIKHLKEDPANRQTFLSYGDDENKVLYLEYATGESRDA, encoded by the exons ATGGCATCCATTCATGGTACCGAT CAAACTGATGTTGCATCTGAACCAAAGCTTGTACAAGCAGGACAAGCAGTCGCAGATGTGATAAGGGAGAGTGTTGAGACACGCGACAAGATTCTGTCCCACAAGAATCATCTAATAGAGAACCATCCTGAGATTAGTTGTAGTCAGCTTAGAGCAATGAAAGTTCTGAACTCCTTGTCTGCTATAAGAATGTGGTCTTCTTTGTACAAAGTCTCGATTAAACACCTCAAGGAAGATCCTGCAAATCGTCAAACTTTCTTGTCTTATGGAGATGATGAGAACAAAGTTCTTTATTTGGAGTATGCAACAGGTGAAAGCAGAGATGCATGA
- the LOC108840399 gene encoding PHD finger protein ALFIN-LIKE 7 → MEGRAAEDVFKDFRARRAGLIKALTTDVRRFYDKCNPAEENLCLYGLPNGSWEVNLPVDEVPPELPEPALGINFSRDGMSEQNWVSLVAVHSDSWLIAVAFYFGARFSFDKNERMRLFKMINDLPTIYEVVTGNAKPSKDQSANHNGSSKSKSSGVKARQSESQTKASKRSPPPPPPPREESESGDDDEGEDEDGQGEFCGVCGENDDGGDEFWIWCDTCEKWFHGKCVKITPARAEHIKHYKCPSCCNTNKKHRA, encoded by the exons ATGTACGCAGGTTTTACGACAAGTGTAACCCTG CCGAGGAAAACTTGTGTCTCTACGGACTACCAAACGGATCATGGGAGGTTAACCTTCCTGTCGACGAGGTCCCTCCTGAGCTTCCTGAACCAGCTTTAGGAATCAACTTCTCAAGGGACGGTATGTCAGAACAAAACTGGGTTTCTTTGGTTGCAGTTCACTCTGACTCTTGGCTCATCGCTGTTGCCTTTTACTTCGGCGCACGTTTCTCATTTGATAAAAACGAGAG gATGAGGCTGTTCAAGATGATAAATGATCTCCCAACCATTTACGAGGTTGTAACTGGCAATGCAAAGCCATCCAAGGATCAATCTGCTAACCACAACGGCAGTAGCAAAAGCAAGTCTAGTGGTGTCAAG GCTCGCCAATCTGAATCTCAGACTAAGGCTTCAAAGAGatccccaccaccaccaccaccaccaagaGAAGAAAGTGAGAGCGGAGATGATGATGAGGGGGAAGACGAGGATGGACAAGGAGAGTTTTGTGGTGTGTGTGGAGAGAACGATGATGGAGGAGATGAGTTCTGGATATGGTGTGATACTTGTGAGAAATGGTTCCATGGGAAATGCGTGAAGATCACACCTGCAAGGGCGGAGCACATCAAACATTACAAATGCCCCAGTTGCTGCAACACCAACAAGAAACATAGAGCTTGA